From Acidihalobacter aeolianus, a single genomic window includes:
- a CDS encoding energy transducer TonB codes for MPQQVTTVQFVKLPPPPPPKPVVQPRIVPPPPIPKPQIVIPKKPKPKPIVHHKPKPRPKPIVHHKPKPVPKPKPAPHPHVVPHPAPQVVKSPVPTPRVAPVSGPSPSAIAAYSQALHVLIQNNVVVGEMVRQLGLSGSVRVSFVLGPQGGAAQDVRVVSGGANPLIRRDALKTVGQLKYPPFPKSFGSAPRTFEVVVQINASN; via the coding sequence ATGCCGCAGCAGGTGACCACGGTGCAGTTCGTCAAGCTGCCGCCGCCGCCCCCACCCAAACCGGTGGTGCAGCCCAGGATCGTGCCGCCGCCGCCGATCCCCAAGCCGCAGATCGTGATCCCGAAGAAGCCCAAGCCCAAGCCGATCGTGCACCACAAGCCCAAGCCGCGGCCCAAGCCCATCGTGCACCACAAGCCCAAGCCCGTGCCCAAGCCCAAGCCCGCGCCGCATCCGCACGTGGTGCCGCACCCGGCGCCGCAGGTGGTCAAGTCGCCGGTGCCGACCCCGCGGGTCGCCCCCGTGTCCGGGCCCAGCCCCTCGGCGATCGCCGCCTACAGCCAGGCGCTGCACGTGCTGATCCAGAACAACGTGGTGGTCGGCGAGATGGTGCGCCAGCTCGGCCTGTCCGGCAGCGTGCGGGTGAGCTTCGTGCTCGGCCCCCAGGGCGGCGCCGCGCAGGACGTGCGCGTGGTCTCAGGCGGGGCCAACCCCCTGATCCGCCGCGACGCCCTCAAGACCGTCGGGCAGCTCAAGTACCCCCCGTTCCCCAAGTCCTTCGGCTCCGCACCCCGCACCTTCGAGGTCGTCGTGCAGATCAACGCCAGCAACTAG
- a CDS encoding bifunctional YncE family protein/alkaline phosphatase family protein, translating into MTLRRQPPRCQRPRRQPPGCRLRAVHWALAAGLGLLGTLAAPGGAQADTDAADAGTPQILTGRLSDLPAITHEIASGRRISPIGTLAGTPNFAAAVALSGARAYVLSSGATRAQSVTAYRAADLQRLGAVEGYRQTVPGEAAAAGVLRIARQDFFQGLATGPDGRVYAAGGASDVLLALRPTATGLAELQRYRLAFHPFPADQYPYRYQGSRGSAYHFYPDGVALDHTGRHAYVTGLLSNAVARIDLATGATQYANAGPYPFAPVLADHGRRLVVSDWGGCGVRVFDAASLKPLGRVCLGPRTGPDNADPGIHPTALAVVPDTADVVFAAANLDAAVEVDTRSLKVVRRFDDAPYPGAPPGSYPDAVAVHGGRLYVANAGNNDVAVFDLASGRRLGLIPTAWYPTALAAGPDALYIAAAKGLGSGPNLKHQWVGNMMHGAVQRIAYARLDAELPRLTATALADNGFAPAERAALERANRKTTAWLRRHIRTVVFILRENKTFDEELGRYRPAGRWADPKLALYGPRQLPNLYAWADRYALFDNFYADGEVTAQGHQWVTGASDSDFVQRTWPQYYSGRGLVPNPGWTQSLVPAKLADGTGGIPGGEADPYAIYTNLSKLGKWSNPWIAYPERLYLFNSLLAHHVDFEDFGEFVSRNEAGVIAPAMRAHLAVDFPGWDRMILDTQRARVAVDWMRGHARDLPRFMYLWLPDDHTAGSSPCYYTPDYYVADNDQATARIVHYLSTTPQWKHMLVIVTEDDAQSGADHIDAHRTFAVALGPWVRHVQVTRRYSQVNLVRTIEAVLDLPPMSQWDANAAVIDGIWRAHPDDAPVPVQPLRTPVAYNAGSCPDGKLLRRIAGASGQTVTAAWLRAHLRQTDTPPPLADDSYTPTSLLKVPGPEQMRQEWVATYGQAGYRRVMAYLRQLAHQQHAPLSHFLANEDDDD; encoded by the coding sequence ATGACCCTGCGTCGCCAGCCCCCGCGTTGCCAGAGACCGCGCCGTCAGCCGCCCGGCTGCCGGCTCCGCGCCGTCCACTGGGCCCTGGCCGCCGGCCTGGGCCTGCTCGGTACCCTGGCCGCGCCCGGCGGCGCGCAGGCCGACACCGACGCCGCGGACGCGGGGACCCCGCAGATACTCACCGGGCGCCTGTCCGACCTGCCGGCGATCACCCACGAGATCGCCAGCGGCCGGCGCATCAGCCCGATCGGCACCCTGGCCGGCACCCCCAACTTCGCCGCCGCCGTGGCCCTGTCCGGCGCGCGCGCCTACGTGCTCTCGAGCGGCGCCACCCGCGCCCAGAGCGTCACCGCCTACCGCGCCGCCGACCTGCAGCGTCTCGGCGCGGTCGAAGGCTACCGCCAGACCGTGCCCGGCGAAGCCGCGGCCGCCGGCGTGCTGCGCATCGCCCGCCAGGACTTCTTCCAGGGGCTCGCCACCGGCCCCGACGGGCGCGTCTACGCCGCCGGCGGGGCGAGCGACGTACTCCTCGCCCTGCGCCCGACCGCCACGGGCCTGGCCGAGCTGCAGCGCTACCGGCTCGCCTTCCATCCCTTCCCGGCGGACCAGTACCCCTACCGCTACCAGGGCTCGCGCGGCAGCGCCTACCACTTCTACCCCGACGGCGTCGCCCTCGACCATACCGGCCGCCACGCCTACGTCACCGGCCTGCTCAGCAACGCCGTGGCGCGCATCGATCTGGCCACCGGCGCGACCCAGTACGCCAACGCCGGCCCCTATCCGTTCGCCCCCGTGCTCGCCGACCACGGCCGGCGTCTCGTGGTCAGCGACTGGGGTGGCTGCGGCGTGCGCGTGTTCGACGCCGCCAGCCTCAAGCCCCTCGGCCGCGTCTGCCTCGGCCCCAGGACCGGTCCGGACAACGCCGACCCCGGCATCCACCCCACCGCGCTCGCCGTCGTGCCCGATACCGCCGACGTCGTGTTCGCCGCCGCCAACCTCGACGCCGCGGTGGAGGTCGACACCCGCAGCCTCAAGGTCGTGCGCCGCTTCGACGACGCCCCGTACCCCGGCGCCCCGCCGGGCAGCTACCCCGACGCCGTCGCCGTCCACGGCGGGCGCCTGTACGTCGCCAACGCCGGCAACAACGACGTCGCCGTGTTCGACCTCGCCAGTGGCCGCCGCCTCGGCCTGATCCCCACCGCCTGGTACCCCACCGCGCTCGCCGCCGGCCCCGATGCCCTCTACATCGCCGCCGCCAAGGGCCTGGGCAGCGGTCCCAACCTCAAGCACCAGTGGGTCGGCAACATGATGCACGGCGCCGTGCAGCGCATCGCCTACGCCCGCCTCGACGCCGAACTGCCGCGCCTGACCGCGACCGCCCTGGCCGACAACGGCTTCGCCCCCGCAGAGCGCGCCGCGCTCGAGCGCGCCAACCGCAAGACCACCGCCTGGCTGCGCCGGCACATCCGCACCGTCGTCTTCATCCTGCGCGAGAACAAGACCTTCGACGAGGAACTCGGCCGATACCGGCCCGCCGGCCGCTGGGCCGACCCCAAGCTCGCCCTCTACGGCCCGCGCCAGCTGCCCAACCTCTACGCCTGGGCCGACCGCTACGCCCTGTTCGACAACTTCTACGCCGACGGCGAGGTTACCGCCCAGGGCCACCAGTGGGTCACCGGCGCCTCCGACTCCGACTTCGTGCAGCGCACCTGGCCGCAGTACTACTCCGGCCGCGGCCTCGTGCCCAACCCCGGCTGGACCCAGTCGCTGGTGCCCGCCAAGCTCGCCGACGGCACCGGCGGCATCCCCGGCGGTGAAGCGGATCCTTATGCGATCTATACGAACTTGTCCAAACTGGGGAAGTGGTCCAACCCCTGGATCGCCTATCCCGAGCGGCTGTACCTGTTCAACAGCCTGCTCGCCCATCACGTCGACTTCGAGGACTTCGGCGAGTTCGTCTCGCGCAACGAGGCCGGGGTCATCGCCCCCGCCATGCGCGCGCATCTGGCCGTCGACTTCCCCGGCTGGGACCGCATGATCCTCGACACCCAGCGCGCCCGCGTCGCCGTCGACTGGATGCGCGGCCACGCCCGCGACCTGCCGCGGTTCATGTACCTCTGGCTGCCCGACGACCACACGGCCGGAAGTAGTCCCTGCTACTACACCCCCGACTACTACGTCGCCGACAACGACCAGGCCACCGCGCGCATCGTCCACTACCTCAGCACCACCCCGCAGTGGAAACACATGCTGGTGATCGTCACCGAGGACGACGCCCAGTCCGGGGCCGACCACATCGACGCCCACCGCACCTTCGCCGTCGCCCTCGGCCCCTGGGTGCGCCACGTGCAGGTCACCCGGCGCTACTCCCAGGTCAACCTCGTGCGCACCATCGAGGCCGTTCTCGACCTGCCGCCGATGTCGCAGTGGGACGCCAACGCGGCGGTGATCGACGGCATCTGGCGCGCGCATCCGGACGACGCCCCGGTGCCCGTGCAGCCGCTGCGCACCCCGGTCGCCTACAACGCCGGCAGCTGCCCCGACGGCAAGCTGCTGCGGCGCATCGCCGGGGCCAGCGGCCAGACCGTGACCGCCGCCTGGCTGCGCGCCCACCTGCGCCAGACCGACACCCCGCCGCCCCTGGCCGACGACAGCTACACCCCGACCAGCCTGCTCAAGGTCCCCGGCCCCGAACAGATGCGCCAGGAGTGGGTCGCTACCTACGGCCAGGCCGGCTACCGCCGCGTCATGGCCTACCTCAGACAACTCGCGCATCAACAGCACGCACCCCTCAGCCACTTCCTCGCCAATGAGGATGACGACGACTGA
- the queG gene encoding tRNA epoxyqueuosine(34) reductase QueG, translated as MDSTTPDLARLAAEIKLWGRELGFGAVGIADIDLSDAEVRLLEWLARGFHGDMDYMARHGRKRSRPDELVPGTIRVISVRMDYLPPDSADPETVLNVPTAGYVSRYALGRDYHKVLRRRLQQLAERIQARIGPFGYRAFTDSAPVLEKPLAQKAGIGWVGKHTNLLAREAGSWFFLGELYTDLPLPTDWPVASHCGTCRACIDVCPTQAIVAPYRLDARRCISYLTIELKGAIPEDLRPLIGNRIYGCDDCQLVCPWNRYAQASAEADFAVRHDLDAPRLIELFAWSEAEFLARTEGSAIRRIGHERWLRNIAVALGNAPRSAGIAEALRRRADHPSAMVREHVAWALMNHDSTAKTGFMTIHRWV; from the coding sequence ATGGATTCGACCACGCCCGACCTCGCCAGACTCGCCGCCGAGATCAAGCTCTGGGGTCGCGAACTCGGCTTCGGCGCGGTGGGCATCGCCGACATCGACCTTTCCGACGCCGAAGTCCGGCTGCTCGAATGGCTGGCGCGCGGCTTTCACGGCGACATGGACTACATGGCCCGCCACGGCCGCAAGCGCAGCCGGCCGGACGAACTCGTGCCCGGCACGATCCGGGTGATTTCGGTACGCATGGATTACCTGCCCCCGGACAGTGCCGACCCGGAAACCGTGCTCAACGTGCCGACCGCGGGTTACGTGTCGCGTTATGCGCTCGGTCGCGACTACCACAAGGTACTGCGCCGTCGCCTGCAGCAACTCGCCGAACGCATCCAGGCACGCATCGGCCCGTTCGGCTATCGCGCCTTTACCGACAGCGCACCGGTACTGGAAAAACCCCTCGCGCAGAAGGCCGGAATCGGCTGGGTCGGCAAGCACACCAATCTGCTCGCACGCGAGGCGGGATCGTGGTTCTTTCTCGGCGAGCTCTACACCGACCTACCGCTGCCGACCGACTGGCCCGTCGCGTCACACTGCGGCACCTGCCGCGCCTGCATCGACGTCTGCCCCACGCAGGCCATCGTCGCGCCCTACCGGCTCGATGCCCGCCGCTGCATTTCCTACCTCACCATCGAGCTCAAGGGCGCGATTCCGGAAGACCTGCGCCCGCTGATCGGCAATCGTATCTACGGCTGCGACGACTGCCAGCTCGTCTGTCCCTGGAATCGTTACGCCCAGGCCAGTGCGGAAGCCGACTTCGCGGTACGCCACGACCTGGATGCCCCCCGCCTGATCGAATTGTTCGCCTGGAGCGAGGCCGAATTTCTCGCCCGCACGGAAGGTTCGGCCATCCGCCGCATCGGCCACGAACGCTGGCTGCGCAACATCGCCGTGGCGCTGGGCAACGCGCCGCGCAGTGCAGGCATCGCCGAAGCCCTGCGCAGACGCGCCGACCACCCTTCCGCGATGGTGCGCGAGCACGTTGCATGGGCGCTGATGAACCATGACAGCACCGCCAAGACAGGTTTTATGACAATCCACCGCTGGGTTTGA
- the mutL gene encoding DNA mismatch repair endonuclease MutL, whose protein sequence is MPIRRLTQQLINQIAAGEVIDRPAAVIKELVENSLDAGADRLDLDIEQGGQRLMRVRDNGCGIPRDELTLALSRHATSKIASLDDLEHVRSLGFRGEALPSIASVSRLTLTSCTADEAAGWRLRGDGHERFASPEPAAHPQGTTVEVRDLFFNVPARRKFLRTERTEYQHIEEVVRRIALSRFDVAVRLNHNGKAQFELRLADDAEAMGRRVAAVCSEAFLAESSRIEHAGAGMRLWGWLGAPTFSRAQPDLQYFYVNGRMVRDKLVSHALRLAYQDVLYHGRHPAYVLFLEIDPVAVDVNAHPAKAEVRFRDSRLVHDYLHRTLKEAIATRGVAVGSPAVAENAEPVATTERHPELRPGPGLGLDLPQQGGATYRPTAGPSGGQVREQLAAFGRLYAAPPAAAMPQTGETPPLGFALAQLGGVYVLAENAYGLVLVDMHAAHERITYERLKTAYGIEGVRRQPLLLPATVAVSRREADAAESAAELLLRLGLEVDRVGPEALRVRSIPAMLSGADVSQLLRDVLGDIVEYGDTARIEAEVNEVLSTMACHGSVRANRRLTLDEMNSLLRDMERTERSGQCNHGRPTWTQMTLGELDRLFLRGR, encoded by the coding sequence ATGCCCATCCGCAGACTCACTCAGCAGCTCATCAACCAGATCGCCGCCGGCGAGGTCATCGACCGTCCGGCCGCGGTGATCAAGGAATTGGTTGAAAACAGCCTCGATGCCGGTGCGGACCGCCTAGATCTGGATATCGAGCAGGGCGGACAACGGCTGATGCGGGTACGCGACAACGGCTGCGGCATCCCTCGCGACGAACTCACCCTGGCGCTGTCGCGTCATGCGACCAGCAAGATCGCCTCGCTCGACGATCTGGAACACGTGCGCAGCCTGGGTTTTCGCGGCGAGGCCTTGCCGAGCATCGCCTCGGTGTCGCGGCTGACCCTGACCTCCTGCACGGCCGACGAAGCCGCCGGCTGGCGCCTGCGCGGCGACGGCCACGAGCGCTTCGCATCCCCCGAGCCGGCGGCGCATCCACAGGGCACCACCGTCGAGGTGCGCGACCTGTTCTTCAACGTGCCGGCTCGACGCAAGTTCCTGCGCACCGAGCGCACCGAGTATCAGCACATCGAGGAAGTGGTGCGGCGCATCGCGCTCAGCCGCTTCGACGTTGCGGTGCGCCTCAACCACAATGGCAAGGCGCAGTTCGAGCTGCGCCTGGCGGACGATGCGGAGGCCATGGGCCGGCGCGTGGCCGCGGTGTGCAGCGAGGCGTTTCTGGCGGAGTCGAGCCGGATTGAACACGCAGGTGCCGGCATGCGTCTGTGGGGTTGGCTCGGCGCGCCGACGTTCTCCCGCGCGCAGCCGGATCTCCAGTATTTCTACGTCAACGGGCGCATGGTGCGCGACAAGCTGGTATCGCACGCGCTGCGCCTGGCGTATCAGGACGTGCTGTACCACGGGCGGCACCCGGCCTACGTGCTGTTCCTGGAGATCGATCCGGTGGCCGTCGACGTGAACGCGCATCCCGCTAAGGCGGAAGTGCGCTTCCGCGACTCGCGACTGGTGCACGACTATCTGCATCGCACCCTCAAGGAGGCGATCGCGACGCGTGGGGTGGCGGTCGGGTCGCCGGCCGTCGCGGAGAATGCCGAGCCGGTAGCGACGACCGAGCGGCATCCGGAGCTGCGTCCGGGGCCGGGGCTCGGTCTCGACCTGCCGCAGCAGGGCGGCGCGACCTACCGGCCCACCGCCGGGCCTTCCGGCGGCCAGGTGCGCGAACAGCTGGCTGCATTCGGTCGCCTGTACGCGGCTCCGCCCGCTGCCGCCATGCCGCAGACCGGCGAGACGCCGCCGCTCGGCTTCGCGCTGGCCCAGCTCGGCGGGGTCTACGTCCTTGCGGAAAACGCTTACGGTCTGGTGCTGGTCGACATGCATGCGGCCCACGAACGCATCACCTACGAGCGGCTCAAGACGGCGTACGGCATCGAGGGCGTGCGCCGCCAGCCGCTGCTGCTGCCGGCGACGGTGGCGGTCAGCCGGCGTGAGGCCGATGCCGCCGAATCGGCCGCCGAGCTGTTGCTGCGCCTGGGGCTGGAGGTGGATCGGGTCGGACCCGAGGCGCTGCGCGTGCGCTCGATTCCGGCCATGCTGTCCGGCGCCGACGTCAGCCAACTGTTGCGCGACGTACTCGGCGACATCGTCGAATACGGCGACACTGCGCGCATCGAGGCAGAGGTCAACGAGGTGTTGTCGACCATGGCCTGCCACGGTTCCGTCCGCGCCAACCGGCGTCTCACCCTCGACGAGATGAACAGTCTGCTGCGCGACATGGAGCGCACCGAACGCAGCGGGCAGTGCAACCACGGCCGGCCGACCTGGACCCAGATGACGCTCGGCGAACTCGATCGCCTGTTCCTGCGCGGCCGCTGA
- a CDS encoding NAD(P)H-hydrate dehydratase: protein MPMQGLPLYTAEQARRIDRRAGESFGLPGPLLMQRAGEAAFELLRTRWPEAGRVCVVCGSGNNGGDGLVVARLARAAGLSVRTILVGRGPREGTEAAGALAVWQAAGGTLEPLPESLPPADVYVDAVFGTGLKRAPEGEPGRAVTLLREVAPVLALDVPSGVDADSGHCPGDAVRAEVTLSFIVRKCGLYTGRARNHAGKIAFADLGVPAAAVADETPAAWLRETASPLPPRLADSHKGDNGRVCVIGGAPGFSGAVRMAAEAALRTGAGLVTVAMHPEHAGLLNVGRWELMVRGVTRAEGVRDLIEAADVVVVGPGLATDAWGRALWQAALGARCPLVVDADGLNLLASSPTRRDDWILTPHPGEAGRLLGCDTAAVQADRFAAARRLAERFGGTAVLKGAGTLVQAPQRVTVCGAGNPGMATGGMGDVLGGVIAGLIAQGMAPQAAAEEGVCLHATAGDLAAAEGERGLLATDLYPWLRRLVNGTVR, encoded by the coding sequence ATGCCGATGCAAGGTCTTCCACTTTATACCGCCGAGCAGGCGCGCCGAATCGACCGACGCGCGGGCGAGTCGTTCGGGCTTCCCGGTCCGCTGCTGATGCAGCGTGCCGGCGAGGCCGCCTTCGAGTTGCTGCGCACGCGCTGGCCGGAGGCCGGGCGCGTCTGTGTGGTCTGCGGCAGCGGCAATAATGGCGGCGACGGCCTGGTCGTGGCACGGCTGGCACGCGCGGCCGGGTTGTCGGTGCGCACGATTCTGGTCGGCCGGGGGCCGCGCGAGGGCACTGAGGCGGCCGGGGCGCTGGCCGTCTGGCAGGCCGCCGGAGGCACGCTGGAGCCGTTGCCGGAATCCCTGCCGCCGGCCGATGTGTACGTCGATGCCGTATTCGGGACCGGACTCAAGCGTGCGCCCGAGGGCGAGCCAGGGCGTGCCGTGACCCTGCTGCGCGAGGTGGCGCCCGTGCTGGCCCTGGATGTGCCTTCGGGCGTCGACGCGGACAGCGGGCACTGCCCCGGCGATGCGGTACGGGCGGAGGTCACGCTGAGCTTCATCGTGCGCAAATGCGGGCTGTATACCGGTCGAGCGCGCAACCATGCCGGCAAGATCGCCTTCGCCGATCTCGGGGTGCCGGCGGCCGCGGTGGCCGACGAAACCCCGGCGGCCTGGCTGCGCGAGACGGCATCGCCGCTGCCGCCGCGGCTTGCGGACAGCCACAAGGGGGACAACGGGCGGGTCTGCGTGATCGGCGGCGCGCCGGGATTCAGCGGTGCAGTGCGCATGGCCGCGGAGGCGGCGCTGCGCACCGGGGCGGGACTGGTCACGGTGGCGATGCATCCCGAGCATGCCGGCCTGCTGAACGTCGGGCGCTGGGAGCTGATGGTGCGCGGCGTGACGCGAGCGGAAGGCGTGCGGGACCTGATCGAGGCCGCGGACGTCGTGGTGGTCGGGCCGGGGCTTGCGACCGACGCCTGGGGGCGTGCGCTGTGGCAGGCCGCGCTGGGCGCGCGCTGCCCGCTGGTGGTCGACGCCGACGGTCTAAATCTCCTGGCCTCCAGCCCGACGCGCCGCGACGACTGGATACTCACGCCGCATCCCGGAGAGGCGGGGCGGCTGCTGGGCTGCGATACGGCCGCGGTGCAGGCCGACCGCTTCGCGGCCGCGCGGCGTCTTGCCGAGCGCTTCGGCGGGACGGCGGTACTCAAGGGCGCGGGTACGCTGGTGCAGGCGCCGCAGCGGGTTACGGTGTGCGGCGCTGGCAATCCCGGCATGGCGACCGGTGGCATGGGCGACGTGTTAGGCGGCGTAATCGCCGGGCTCATCGCTCAGGGCATGGCCCCGCAAGCGGCGGCCGAGGAGGGCGTCTGCCTGCACGCGACGGCCGGCGATCTGGCGGCGGCGGAAGGCGAACGCGGCCTGCTCGCGACCGATCTGTATCCCTGGTTGCGCCGTCTGGTGAACGGAACAGTGCGATGA
- a CDS encoding N-acetylmuramoyl-L-alanine amidase, with translation MSHSTEDAKRREFLRRMLGISGMAAMTIISPSAFARSEVEVRGVSLHEVGGKTRVVFDLSGPVQHSIFTLSHPDRVVIDFDNARAAGALSVRPTPLVADIRHAVRDRSDLRVVLDLKADADASSFLVHPGQGARHYQVVVDLASVSVGQPEPVITAAQAQPQRALRDVVVCIDPGHGGKDPGAIGKRGTYEKTVVLDMAHRLHRLINKEPGMSAFMTRTGDYFVTLRGRLVKARQRRADLFVSIHADASPYRYPKGSTVYVLSEHGASSEAARLLAERQNSVDRVAGVNLSNKDNLVASVLVDLAQSATREASFTLGDTLKGSIDRVIRMHSNTVERAAFVVLKSPDIPSALIETAFISNPAEERLLRTPRFRSEMAGALLGGIKDYFAHHAPPGTVLAERGRVLSEFS, from the coding sequence ATGAGTCACTCGACCGAAGACGCCAAGCGCCGCGAATTTCTGCGCCGGATGCTGGGAATATCCGGCATGGCGGCCATGACCATCATCAGTCCGAGCGCCTTCGCGCGCAGCGAGGTCGAGGTGCGGGGCGTGAGCTTGCACGAAGTGGGCGGCAAGACCCGCGTCGTGTTCGACCTTTCCGGCCCGGTGCAGCACTCCATCTTCACCCTGAGTCACCCGGACCGCGTAGTGATCGATTTCGACAATGCGCGTGCCGCCGGGGCCCTGAGCGTCCGCCCGACGCCGCTGGTGGCGGATATCCGCCATGCGGTGCGCGACCGCTCCGACCTGCGCGTGGTGCTCGATCTCAAGGCCGATGCCGATGCCAGCAGCTTCCTGGTCCATCCGGGGCAGGGTGCCCGCCACTACCAGGTGGTGGTCGATCTGGCCTCCGTTTCGGTCGGCCAGCCGGAGCCCGTGATCACCGCGGCGCAGGCCCAGCCGCAGCGCGCCCTGCGCGATGTCGTCGTGTGCATCGATCCCGGCCACGGCGGCAAGGACCCGGGCGCGATCGGCAAGCGCGGTACCTATGAGAAGACGGTGGTGCTCGACATGGCGCATCGTCTGCACCGGCTGATCAACAAGGAACCGGGCATGAGCGCATTCATGACCCGCACCGGAGACTATTTCGTGACCCTGCGCGGGCGCCTGGTCAAGGCGCGGCAGCGGCGTGCGGACCTGTTCGTGTCCATTCATGCCGACGCCTCGCCCTATCGCTACCCGAAAGGTTCGACCGTCTACGTGCTGTCCGAGCACGGCGCTTCCTCCGAAGCCGCGCGCCTGCTGGCCGAGCGCCAGAACAGCGTGGACCGGGTCGCCGGCGTGAATCTGTCCAACAAGGACAACCTGGTCGCCTCGGTGCTGGTTGATCTGGCGCAGTCGGCCACGCGCGAGGCGAGCTTCACCCTGGGTGACACGCTCAAGGGCAGCATCGACCGCGTCATCCGCATGCACTCCAATACCGTGGAGCGCGCGGCCTTCGTGGTGCTCAAGTCGCCTGACATCCCCTCCGCTCTGATCGAGACCGCCTTCATTTCGAATCCGGCCGAGGAACGTCTGCTGAGGACGCCCCGTTTCCGCTCCGAAATGGCCGGCGCCCTGCTGGGTGGCATCAAGGATTATTTCGCGCACCATGCGCCGCCCGGCACGGTGCTCGCCGAACGCGGGCGCGTGCTGAGCGAATTCAGCTAA
- the tsaE gene encoding tRNA (adenosine(37)-N6)-threonylcarbamoyltransferase complex ATPase subunit type 1 TsaE yields MTDVVSGRADRDIELQLADEAATAQLGAALAAAVPGPALIFLSGDLGAGKTTLVRAWLRGLGYAGPARSPTYTLVEPYEIAGRRIYHFDLYRLADPEELEDIGWRDYADGESLCLIEWPERAERVLPVPDLHIRLTPADGGRVARLTAHSEAGLAAVARII; encoded by the coding sequence ATGACCGACGTCGTGAGCGGACGCGCTGACCGCGATATCGAGCTGCAGCTCGCCGACGAGGCGGCGACCGCGCAACTCGGCGCCGCACTGGCCGCGGCCGTGCCGGGGCCGGCGCTGATTTTCCTGTCCGGCGACCTGGGCGCAGGCAAGACCACGCTGGTGCGCGCGTGGCTGCGCGGTCTGGGCTATGCAGGACCGGCACGTAGCCCGACCTATACCCTGGTCGAGCCGTACGAGATCGCCGGCCGGCGGATCTATCACTTCGATCTGTACCGCCTGGCCGACCCCGAGGAACTCGAGGACATCGGCTGGCGCGACTATGCCGACGGCGAATCCCTGTGCTTGATCGAATGGCCCGAACGCGCGGAAAGGGTCTTGCCGGTACCTGATCTGCATATCCGGCTGACGCCGGCAGACGGCGGGCGTGTCGCACGGCTGACCGCTCACAGCGAGGCGGGGCTTGCCGCAGTTGCGCGGATCATCTGA
- a CDS encoding ExbD/TolR family protein, which translates to MDRSRYFEHQEPRLNIIPMIDIMMFLLVFFVLMVLHMIPNTGVKLHLPSASTATKLPHKSVIIGVTDKGAVRYQDHTVTLDALKQALSALKDKATVSVIIASDGKATVQELTGVMNTVRELGISKIGLATRAGSPAGAGKTAAGKTPTGTPAAAAPAGSAAP; encoded by the coding sequence ATGGATCGCTCCCGCTACTTCGAGCATCAGGAACCGCGGCTGAACATCATCCCGATGATCGACATCATGATGTTCCTACTGGTGTTCTTCGTGCTGATGGTGCTGCACATGATCCCCAACACCGGGGTGAAGCTGCACCTGCCGAGCGCGAGCACGGCGACCAAGCTGCCGCACAAGAGCGTGATCATCGGCGTGACCGACAAGGGTGCGGTGCGCTACCAGGACCACACGGTGACCCTGGACGCGCTCAAGCAGGCGCTGTCGGCGCTCAAGGACAAGGCCACGGTGAGCGTGATCATTGCCAGCGACGGCAAGGCCACGGTGCAGGAACTGACCGGGGTGATGAACACCGTGCGCGAGCTGGGGATCAGCAAGATCGGCCTGGCCACGCGCGCGGGGTCCCCGGCGGGCGCCGGCAAGACCGCCGCCGGCAAGACCCCCACTGGGACACCGGCTGCCGCAGCGCCGGCCGGTAGCGCGGCGCCATGA
- a CDS encoding MotA/TolQ/ExbB proton channel family protein: protein MELVVHLIKLSGGLPIIMALLLLVAVAVIFDRLWFYYRVLGAGNRVEASLKGLDYRDVRGLKALGEEYAHTLQGRLILQAVASKAETPDALSQHLDEEVLWSMPRLDQYLWLLDTAATLGPLLGLFGTIIGMIDTFNVLGSSGAAVKATGGIADALVSTGMGLFIAIISVLFLNLLNKRLRLAMHQLDLIRLLLINRFYGEGVKAHGETGAEHFETRSALGAHLGMGDTRKAEGV, encoded by the coding sequence ATGGAACTGGTCGTACATCTGATCAAGCTTTCGGGCGGGCTGCCGATCATCATGGCGCTGCTGTTGCTGGTGGCGGTGGCGGTGATTTTTGACCGGCTGTGGTTTTACTACCGGGTGCTGGGTGCGGGCAACCGGGTGGAGGCCTCGCTCAAGGGGCTTGACTACCGCGACGTGCGGGGTCTCAAGGCGCTGGGCGAGGAGTACGCGCACACCCTGCAGGGGCGCTTGATCCTGCAGGCGGTGGCGTCCAAGGCCGAGACGCCGGACGCGCTGTCGCAGCACCTCGACGAGGAAGTGCTGTGGTCGATGCCGCGGCTGGACCAGTACCTGTGGCTGCTGGACACGGCGGCGACCTTAGGTCCGCTGCTGGGCCTGTTCGGCACCATCATCGGCATGATCGACACCTTCAACGTGCTGGGCAGTTCCGGGGCGGCGGTCAAGGCCACCGGAGGCATTGCCGATGCGCTGGTGTCGACCGGGATGGGTCTTTTCATCGCGATCATCTCGGTGCTGTTCCTGAACCTGCTGAACAAGCGCCTGCGTCTGGCGATGCACCAGCTCGACCTGATCCGGCTGCTGCTGATCAACCGCTTCTACGGCGAAGGCGTCAAGGCGCACGGCGAGACCGGCGCGGAACACTTCGAGACGCGCAGCGCGCTGGGCGCGCACCTAGGCATGGGCGACACGCGCAAGGCCGAGGGCGTGTGA